In Halococcus salsus, one DNA window encodes the following:
- a CDS encoding putative quinol monooxygenase, with the protein MLLVHTTIPVDPDRREEALDVIRDLTERSRNEPGTVTYRAMTDVVDPNLIRFFELYEDQDAAEAQSATDSYEQFEAMLPELVDGEVETMQVKFEGPPETVRFGVDELQ; encoded by the coding sequence ATGCTCCTCGTTCACACCACCATTCCCGTCGATCCGGATCGCCGCGAGGAGGCGCTCGACGTGATCCGGGACCTCACCGAGCGCTCGCGAAACGAGCCCGGAACGGTTACCTACCGCGCGATGACCGATGTCGTTGACCCGAACTTGATCCGATTCTTCGAGCTGTACGAGGACCAGGATGCGGCCGAGGCACAGTCGGCGACGGATTCGTACGAGCAGTTCGAAGCGATGTTGCCGGAACTCGTCGACGGCGAGGTAGAAACGATGCAGGTCAAATTCGAAGGTCCGCCGGAAACGGTCCGCTTCGGGGTCGACGAACTGCAGTGA
- a CDS encoding GrpB family protein, with amino-acid sequence MVNPHDDPIKLRSSRYEVWRERFVAERDRILDAVAINDIEKDILRIEHVGSTAVPDFPAKDIVDLDIVVADDAVSAIARTLETELGGTRHENTSTWHPIFRSHDGQRYNDHVFAVSGNKWKTSVVTREVLCAHREIRAEYARLKRELATDHDDLAAYSRGKTAFIERVLRVGREDDDLEFDFVVPTVE; translated from the coding sequence ATGGTCAACCCACACGACGACCCGATAAAGCTGCGGTCGTCGCGTTACGAGGTGTGGCGCGAACGGTTCGTGGCGGAGCGCGACCGGATACTCGATGCCGTGGCTATCAATGACATCGAAAAGGATATCCTGCGGATCGAGCACGTCGGTTCAACGGCCGTTCCCGACTTTCCCGCAAAGGACATCGTCGACTTGGACATCGTCGTTGCTGACGACGCCGTCTCAGCTATCGCACGCACACTCGAAACTGAACTAGGTGGAACTCGGCACGAAAACACGAGTACGTGGCACCCGATCTTTCGCTCGCACGATGGTCAACGGTACAACGACCACGTGTTCGCCGTCTCCGGCAACAAATGGAAGACGAGTGTCGTGACCCGTGAGGTGCTGTGCGCCCATCGGGAGATCCGTGCTGAATACGCACGATTGAAACGAGAGCTCGCCACCGACCACGACGATCTGGCGGCCTACTCACGAGGCAAGACGGCCTTTATCGAACGCGTTCTCCGGGTCGGCCGGGAAGACGACGACTTGGAGTTCGATTTCGTCGTTCCCACTGTCGAGTAG
- a CDS encoding RNase J family beta-CASP ribonuclease — protein sequence MEIDIATIGGYEEVGRQMTAVRAGDDIVVFDMGLNLSKVLIHDNVETERMHSLDLIDMGAIPDDRVMSDLDGEVQAIVPTHGHLDHIGAISKLAHRYDAPVVATPFTIELVKQQIESEEKFGVGNDLVKMDPGESMEIGNGLDLEFVNVTHSIIDAINPVLHTPEGSIIYGLDKRLDHTPVIGDPIDMDRFREIGREGEGVLCYIEDCTNAGRKGRTPSEQLAREEVRDVLYSMEDYKGGIVATTFSSQIARVKSIVEFAKDIGRQPVLLGRSMEKYSGTAERLDFVDFPDDLGMFGHRQSVDRTFKRIMNEGKENFLPIVTGHQGEPRAMLTRMGRGETPYQLDEGDKVVFSARVIPEPTNEGQRYQSEQLLRMQGARIFDDVHVSGHMSQEGHYTMLDAIQPQHVIPAHNDLEHLARYIDLAESQGYRMGRDLHATRNGNVISLVE from the coding sequence ATGGAAATCGATATTGCAACCATCGGCGGCTACGAAGAGGTCGGCCGACAGATGACCGCCGTTCGGGCGGGCGACGACATCGTCGTCTTCGACATGGGTCTCAACCTCTCGAAGGTCCTGATCCACGACAACGTCGAAACCGAACGAATGCACAGTCTCGACCTGATCGACATGGGCGCGATCCCCGACGACCGGGTCATGTCCGACCTGGATGGGGAAGTCCAGGCCATCGTCCCGACCCACGGCCACCTCGACCACATCGGGGCCATCTCGAAGCTCGCCCACCGCTACGACGCGCCCGTGGTGGCGACGCCGTTCACGATCGAACTCGTCAAACAGCAGATCGAGAGCGAGGAGAAGTTCGGGGTCGGCAACGACCTCGTCAAGATGGACCCGGGCGAGTCGATGGAGATCGGCAACGGGCTCGATCTCGAGTTCGTCAACGTCACCCACTCGATCATCGACGCGATCAACCCCGTGCTCCACACCCCCGAGGGATCGATCATCTACGGGCTCGACAAGCGCCTCGACCACACCCCCGTGATCGGCGACCCGATCGACATGGACCGCTTCCGCGAGATCGGTCGCGAGGGCGAGGGCGTGCTCTGCTACATCGAGGACTGCACCAACGCCGGCCGCAAGGGCCGAACCCCGAGCGAGCAGCTCGCTCGTGAGGAGGTCCGTGACGTGCTCTACAGCATGGAGGACTACAAGGGCGGCATCGTCGCCACCACCTTCTCCAGTCAGATCGCGCGGGTCAAGTCCATCGTGGAGTTCGCGAAGGACATCGGCCGTCAGCCCGTCCTCCTCGGTCGCTCGATGGAGAAATATTCGGGGACTGCCGAACGCCTCGACTTCGTCGACTTCCCCGACGACCTCGGGATGTTCGGTCACCGGCAGTCGGTCGACCGGACCTTCAAGCGGATCATGAACGAGGGCAAGGAGAACTTCCTGCCGATCGTCACGGGCCACCAGGGCGAGCCGCGCGCGATGCTCACCCGGATGGGTCGGGGCGAGACGCCCTACCAGCTCGACGAGGGTGACAAAGTGGTCTTCTCGGCACGGGTCATTCCCGAGCCGACGAACGAGGGCCAGCGCTACCAATCCGAGCAGTTGCTCCGAATGCAGGGCGCACGCATCTTCGACGACGTCCACGTTTCGGGCCACATGTCTCAGGAGGGCCACTACACGATGCTCGACGCCATCCAGCCCCAGCACGTGATCCCGGCCCACAACGACCTCGAACACCTCGCGCGCTACATCGACCTCGCCGAGAGCCAGGGCTACCGGATGGGTCGGGACCTCCACGCGACGCGCAACGGCAACGTCATCTCGCTGGTCGAATGA
- a CDS encoding isopentenyl phosphate kinase has product MTGEPNTESRAATKAAVLKLGGSVITDKSNPETLDTETLDRAADAVAAFEGELVVVHGGGSFGHHHASEHGITTTAGSHDATGARAVHDAMRRLNDAVLDALRECGVPALPLHPLSAATRDDSGELSLATDVVARMLGEGFVPVVQADVVTHVGRGVTILSGDELVVVLARALDADRVGVCSGVPGVFDTDGAVIDRIDSFEDVRAALGGSDATDVTGGMSAKVEALLGLDAPAWVFGLDDLPRFLDGESAGTRIG; this is encoded by the coding sequence ATGACCGGCGAGCCGAACACGGAAAGTCGAGCCGCGACGAAAGCGGCGGTGCTCAAACTCGGCGGGAGCGTCATCACGGACAAGTCCAACCCCGAAACCCTCGATACGGAGACACTTGACCGCGCCGCGGACGCGGTGGCGGCGTTCGAGGGGGAGCTCGTCGTGGTCCACGGCGGCGGGAGCTTCGGCCACCACCACGCCAGCGAGCACGGGATCACGACGACGGCCGGGAGTCACGATGCGACGGGCGCACGCGCCGTCCACGACGCGATGCGACGGCTCAACGACGCGGTGCTCGACGCGCTCCGCGAATGCGGCGTCCCGGCGCTCCCGCTCCACCCCCTCTCGGCGGCCACGCGCGACGATTCCGGGGAACTCTCGCTGGCGACCGACGTCGTCGCAAGGATGCTCGGCGAGGGGTTCGTCCCCGTGGTCCAGGCCGACGTGGTCACTCATGTGGGTCGAGGTGTGACGATCCTGAGCGGCGACGAACTGGTGGTCGTGCTCGCGAGGGCGCTCGATGCCGACCGAGTGGGCGTCTGTTCCGGCGTGCCGGGTGTGTTCGACACCGACGGGGCGGTCATCGACCGCATCGACTCCTTCGAGGACGTGCGGGCGGCGCTCGGTGGGAGCGACGCGACCGACGTCACCGGGGGAATGAGCGCGAAGGTCGAGGCGCTGCTCGGGCTCGACGCGCCGGCCTGGGTGTTCGGCCTCGACGACCTCCCCCGATTCCTCGACGGCGAGTCCGCAGGGACGCGAATCGGGTAG
- the nikR gene encoding nickel-responsive transcriptional regulator NikR codes for MTVVSVSMPEELLERIDTFADDHGYTGRSEVIREAGRNLLGEFEDARLEDRELMAVVTVLFDYETTSVEERMMHLRHEHDDLVASNFHSHVGNHYCMEIFILDGDLEDISTFVGKIRATQDTVSVDYSVMPVEDFARTLG; via the coding sequence ATGACCGTTGTCAGCGTCTCGATGCCGGAAGAACTCCTCGAACGGATCGACACCTTCGCCGACGACCACGGCTACACCGGGCGAAGCGAGGTCATCAGGGAGGCGGGGCGCAACCTCCTCGGGGAGTTCGAGGACGCTCGGCTCGAGGACCGCGAGCTCATGGCGGTCGTCACGGTTTTGTTCGACTACGAGACCACCAGCGTCGAGGAGCGGATGATGCACCTCCGCCACGAACACGACGACCTGGTGGCTTCGAACTTCCACAGTCACGTCGGTAACCACTACTGCATGGAAATCTTCATCCTCGACGGCGACCTCGAGGACATCTCGACCTTCGTCGGGAAGATCCGCGCGACCCAGGACACGGTCTCGGTGGATTATTCGGTCATGCCGGTCGAGGACTTCGCCCGAACCCTCGGTTGA
- the mvk gene encoding mevalonate kinase, which yields MAVSSAPGKVYLFGEHAVVYGEPAVPCAIERRARVEATRRSDSRVRVHAHDLYLNGFSVEYAGPADDRPTVATDQSVLDLGMRYIDGAIDRARDLADQPEVGLDVTVESDLPLGAGLGSSAAVVVAGIDATARELGVELSSKEVANHAYRVEHEVQDGEASRADTFCSATGGAAKVEGDDCETIDAPNLPFVVGYDGGTGNTGELVAGVRALREEYDFAADTVGAIGDLVRRGERALDAGDVDELGRLMDVNHGLLSALGVSSRSLDAMVWAAREAGARGAKLTGSGGGGCIVALDETEDTPTALGYTPECERAFRAELDTEGVRQEDG from the coding sequence ATGGCGGTCTCAAGCGCCCCCGGCAAGGTCTATCTCTTCGGCGAACACGCGGTGGTCTACGGCGAGCCCGCGGTGCCGTGTGCGATCGAGCGCCGGGCACGGGTCGAAGCCACCCGGCGCTCGGATAGTCGGGTCCGGGTCCACGCCCACGACCTCTACCTCAACGGCTTCAGCGTCGAGTACGCGGGGCCGGCCGACGACCGACCGACCGTGGCCACCGACCAGTCGGTGCTCGACCTCGGGATGCGCTACATCGACGGCGCGATCGACCGTGCCCGCGACCTCGCCGACCAGCCCGAAGTGGGTCTCGACGTCACCGTCGAGAGCGACCTCCCGCTGGGGGCCGGTCTCGGCTCGTCGGCGGCGGTCGTGGTGGCGGGGATCGACGCCACGGCACGCGAACTCGGTGTCGAGCTCAGTTCGAAGGAGGTGGCGAACCACGCCTACAGGGTCGAACACGAGGTTCAAGACGGGGAAGCCTCGCGCGCCGACACGTTCTGCTCGGCGACCGGCGGCGCGGCGAAGGTCGAGGGCGACGACTGTGAGACCATCGACGCACCGAACCTCCCGTTCGTGGTCGGCTACGACGGCGGCACCGGCAACACCGGCGAACTCGTCGCGGGCGTACGGGCGCTCCGCGAGGAGTACGACTTCGCGGCCGACACGGTGGGGGCGATCGGCGACCTCGTGCGCCGCGGCGAGCGCGCACTCGACGCGGGCGACGTCGACGAACTCGGCCGGCTGATGGACGTCAACCACGGTCTGCTCTCGGCGCTCGGGGTCTCCTCGCGCTCGCTCGACGCGATGGTGTGGGCGGCCCGCGAGGCGGGCGCACGGGGGGCGAAACTCACCGGGTCCGGGGGTGGGGGCTGTATCGTCGCGCTCGACGAGACCGAGGACACCCCGACGGCGCTCGGGTACACCCCCGAGTGCGAACGGGCGTTCCGCGCGGAACTCGACACCGAGGGTGTCCGGCAGGAGGACGGATGA
- the rpsB gene encoding 30S ribosomal protein S2 — protein MSENEEGLDAAERDIEAEPTGEAGANPAENPTDTDVSTDDQPAETEEAEDTGPTFDEDVMADDEADLLIPVEDYLGAGVHIGTQQKTKDMERFIHRVRTDGLYVLDVGRTDERVRTAANFLSNYDPENVLVASSRQYGRFPAEKFADAIGARARTGRFIPGTLTNPDYDGYIEPDVLVVTDPIGDSQAVTEAVTVGIPVIAMCDSNNSVSNVDLVVPTNNKGRRALSVVYWLLANETLDRSPDGEPTYALDDFEEGI, from the coding sequence ATGAGCGAAAACGAAGAGGGGCTCGACGCGGCGGAACGCGACATCGAGGCGGAGCCGACCGGCGAAGCCGGCGCGAACCCCGCCGAGAACCCCACAGACACGGACGTATCGACCGACGACCAGCCAGCCGAGACCGAGGAGGCCGAAGACACCGGCCCGACGTTCGACGAGGACGTCATGGCGGACGACGAGGCCGACCTCCTGATCCCGGTCGAGGACTACCTGGGAGCCGGTGTCCACATCGGCACCCAGCAGAAGACCAAGGACATGGAGCGGTTCATCCACCGCGTCCGAACGGACGGCCTCTACGTCCTCGACGTCGGCCGCACCGACGAGCGGGTTCGGACCGCCGCGAACTTCCTCTCGAACTACGACCCCGAGAACGTGCTCGTCGCGTCCTCGCGCCAGTACGGTCGGTTCCCGGCCGAGAAGTTCGCCGACGCCATCGGCGCACGTGCGCGAACGGGTCGGTTCATCCCGGGCACGCTCACGAACCCCGACTACGACGGCTACATCGAACCCGACGTCCTCGTCGTCACCGACCCGATCGGTGACTCCCAGGCCGTCACCGAGGCCGTCACCGTCGGGATCCCCGTGATCGCGATGTGTGACTCGAACAACTCCGTAAGCAACGTCGACCTCGTGGTGCCGACGAACAACAAAGGTCGTCGCGCGCTCTCGGTTGTCTACTGGCTGCTCGCGAACGAGACGCTCGACCGCTCGCCCGACGGCGAGCCGACCTACGCGCTCGACGACTTCGAAGAAGGCATCTGA